From the genome of Uranotaenia lowii strain MFRU-FL chromosome 1, ASM2978415v1, whole genome shotgun sequence, one region includes:
- the LOC129756169 gene encoding facilitated trehalose transporter Tret1-2 homolog isoform X1 encodes MSETTSEQAPLIPAIPSGSRRYGATNPDIDDILPDDTRETMSSFVVSHVAGESGRKLPQYVAGLAASGGALAAGTFLGWTSPAEIPLVQQQDYGFTITSEQFSWIGSMANLGAAAVCFPIGILMKMIGRKWAMLTMALPLILGWLLIIFASNVAMMMVGRFFLGVGGGAFCISAPTYTAEIAQASIRGTMGSFFQLLVTVGILFVYAVGAGVSVQVLSIICGVIPIAFAAIFFFMPESPQYYVEKERYDDASKSLKWLRGDRYDERAEIEELKEDQAKLLADKITFVDSFKQKTTIRAMIISLGLMFFQQMSGINAVIFYTASIFDEANTGMNATDATIIVGVIQVVATLLATFIVDKAGRRILLLISAVAMAVSTTLLAVFFQLKEDDPSQVTDLGWLPVMSVCLFIGVFSIGFGPIPWLMVGELFANNVKAYVSPLSGVFNWMLAFLVTKIFGNLRDALGAAGVFWLFTGFSALGAIFVFFLVPETKGISLAEIQQILGGEKVKRNSVQKSEDTAEASRVEA; translated from the exons atgtcCGAAACTACCAGCGAACAGGCCCCTTTGATTCCGGCTATTCCGTCGGGGTCCCGCCGATATGGTGCCACCAATCCGGATATCGACGACATCCTTCCTGATGAT ACCCGGGAGACGATGAGCAGCTTCGTGGTGAGTCATGTGGCCGGTGAATCCGGCCGGAAGCTACCCCAGTATGTGGCCGGTTTGGCTGCATCTGGTGGGGCACTGGCTGCCGGTACCTTCCTCGGATGGACATCTCCGGCCGAAATTCCTCTGGTTCAACAGCAAGATTATGGTTTCACCATCACATCGGAACAGTTTTCGTGGATTGGATCGATGGCCAACCTGGGTGCGGCGGCGGTTTGTTTCCCCATCGGTATCCTGATGAAGATGATTGGCCGGAAATGGGCCATGTTGACGATGGCCCTGCCTCTGATCCTCGGCTGGTTGCTGATCATATTTGCCTCCAATGTGGCCATGATGATGGTTGGACGGTTTTTCCTCGGTGTTGGCGGTGGAGCGTTCTGTATTTCGGCTCCTACTTATACGGCTGAGATTGCCCAGGCTTCGATTCGAGGAACTATGGGATCATTCTTCCAGCTGCTGGTGACCGTTGGTATCCTGTTTGTGTATGCCGTAGGCGCCGGAGTCAGTGTGCAGGTTCTGAGCATCATTTGCGGAGTCATTCCGATTGCGTTCGCGGCGATCTTCTTCTTCATGCCGGAAAGTCCACAGTACTAT GTGGAAAAGGAACGCTACGACGACGCATCCAAGTCTCTGAAATGGCTCCGCGGAGATCGCTACGATGAACGCGCCGAAATCGAAGAGCTGAAGGAAGATCAAGCCAAGCTTCTCGCCGATAAGATCACCTTCGTCGACAGCTTCAAGCAGAAAACCACCATCCGGGCCATGATCATCTCCCTGGGACTGATGTTCTTCCAGCAGATGTCCGGTATCAACGCCGTCATCTTCTACACCGCCTCGATCTTCGACGAAGCCAATACCGGAATGAATGCCACTGATGCCACAATCATCGTTGGAGTCATCCAGGTCGTTGCTACGCTGCTGGCTACTTTCATCGTCGATAAAGCCGGACGACGAATTCTGCTTCTGATTTCAGCGGTTGCGATGGCAGTTTCCACTACACTGCTGGCCGTATTTTTCCAGCTCAAGGAAGACGACCCATCCCAGGTGACCGATCTCGGATGGCTGCCGGTGATGTCCGTTTGTTTGTTCATCGGAGTTTTCTCGATCGGATTCGGACCGATTCCGTGGTTGATGGTTGGTGAGCTGTTCGCCAACAACGTTAAAGCCTACGTCAGTCCCCTGTCGGGAGTGTTCAACTGGATGTTGGCCTTCTTGGTCACCAAAATCTTCGGCAATCTGCGAGATGCTCTTGGAGCTGCTGGTGTTTTCTGGCTATTTACCGGATTCTCGGCCCTCGGGGCAATCTTCGTATTCTTCCTTGTTCCGGAAACGAAGGGTATCTCGCTTGCCGAGATCCAGCAAATTCTGGGTGGTGAAAAGGTGAAGAGGAATAGTGTTCAGAAATCGGAAGATACCGCCGAAGCCAGCAGGGTTGAGGCTTAG
- the LOC129760134 gene encoding uncharacterized protein LOC129760134, which produces MSVIWNFLIATLFFVGSVQFSNTVVGLSISENAIDSVDNECPDDSDGMVQASSTPDYSSEATTPAENEDVPELSETIDDAETEDKPIESDPETPPEVSAATESSKSNKQEKPESTEKVSDNVEGTTAASGPSTSEGPDLRRTYYSVSAIINKAGKAYDFLNDTALKHEVRNSIQQYLINPVIRGTAPCKFFSKIEKCFHSVDDDVKVVTMESENYFDECCLSNRRENCAYKSSQRANGNYTVVTEKIINCTEDGCLKEQRAQEKKNRFF; this is translated from the exons ATGTCCGTGATATGGAATTTTTTGATCGCCACCTTGTTTTTCGTGGGATCCGTACAATTCTCAAACACCGTTGTTGGACTTTCTATATCTGAAAATGCTATTGACTCAGTGGATAATGAATGTCCAGATGATAGCGATGGCATGGTACAAGCTTCATCGACCCCGGATTATTCCTCGGAAGCAACCACTCCTGCTGAAAATGAGGATGTGCCCGAACTCTCAGAAACAATTGATGATGCTGAAACAGAAGATAAACCAATCGAAAGCGATCCGGAAACTCCTCCAGAAGTAAGTGCTGCTACCGAAAGTTCCAAGTCGAACAAACAAGAAAAGCCCGAATCGACCGAAAAAGTATCTGACAACGTTGAAGGAACCACTGCTGCATCCGGGCCAAGTACCTCCGAGGGGCCAGATCTGCGAAGAACTTACTATTCGGTATCGGCGATCATTAACAAAGCCGGCAAGGCTTATGACTTTCTGAATGATACGGCACTGAAACACGAAGTTCGAAATTCCATTCAGCAATATCTTATCAACCCGGTGATTAGGGGTACCGCCCCGTGTAAGTTTTTTTCCAAG ATCGAGAAATGTTTCCATTCAGTGGACGACGATGTGAAGGTAGTGACGATGGAAAGCGAAAACTATTTCGACGAATGTTGTCTGTCCAATAGGAGAGAAAATTGTGCATACAAGAGCAGCCAGCGAGCAAATGGAAACTATACGGTTGTaaccgaaaaaattataaattgtacAGAAGACGGTTGTTTGAAGGAGCAGCGGGCACAAGAGAAGAAAAATCGATTCTTCTAA
- the LOC129756169 gene encoding facilitated trehalose transporter Tret1-like isoform X2 produces the protein MVQSLWKRTRETMSSFVVSHVAGESGRKLPQYVAGLAASGGALAAGTFLGWTSPAEIPLVQQQDYGFTITSEQFSWIGSMANLGAAAVCFPIGILMKMIGRKWAMLTMALPLILGWLLIIFASNVAMMMVGRFFLGVGGGAFCISAPTYTAEIAQASIRGTMGSFFQLLVTVGILFVYAVGAGVSVQVLSIICGVIPIAFAAIFFFMPESPQYYVEKERYDDASKSLKWLRGDRYDERAEIEELKEDQAKLLADKITFVDSFKQKTTIRAMIISLGLMFFQQMSGINAVIFYTASIFDEANTGMNATDATIIVGVIQVVATLLATFIVDKAGRRILLLISAVAMAVSTTLLAVFFQLKEDDPSQVTDLGWLPVMSVCLFIGVFSIGFGPIPWLMVGELFANNVKAYVSPLSGVFNWMLAFLVTKIFGNLRDALGAAGVFWLFTGFSALGAIFVFFLVPETKGISLAEIQQILGGEKVKRNSVQKSEDTAEASRVEA, from the exons ATGGTGCAAAGTTTGTGGAAAAGG ACCCGGGAGACGATGAGCAGCTTCGTGGTGAGTCATGTGGCCGGTGAATCCGGCCGGAAGCTACCCCAGTATGTGGCCGGTTTGGCTGCATCTGGTGGGGCACTGGCTGCCGGTACCTTCCTCGGATGGACATCTCCGGCCGAAATTCCTCTGGTTCAACAGCAAGATTATGGTTTCACCATCACATCGGAACAGTTTTCGTGGATTGGATCGATGGCCAACCTGGGTGCGGCGGCGGTTTGTTTCCCCATCGGTATCCTGATGAAGATGATTGGCCGGAAATGGGCCATGTTGACGATGGCCCTGCCTCTGATCCTCGGCTGGTTGCTGATCATATTTGCCTCCAATGTGGCCATGATGATGGTTGGACGGTTTTTCCTCGGTGTTGGCGGTGGAGCGTTCTGTATTTCGGCTCCTACTTATACGGCTGAGATTGCCCAGGCTTCGATTCGAGGAACTATGGGATCATTCTTCCAGCTGCTGGTGACCGTTGGTATCCTGTTTGTGTATGCCGTAGGCGCCGGAGTCAGTGTGCAGGTTCTGAGCATCATTTGCGGAGTCATTCCGATTGCGTTCGCGGCGATCTTCTTCTTCATGCCGGAAAGTCCACAGTACTAT GTGGAAAAGGAACGCTACGACGACGCATCCAAGTCTCTGAAATGGCTCCGCGGAGATCGCTACGATGAACGCGCCGAAATCGAAGAGCTGAAGGAAGATCAAGCCAAGCTTCTCGCCGATAAGATCACCTTCGTCGACAGCTTCAAGCAGAAAACCACCATCCGGGCCATGATCATCTCCCTGGGACTGATGTTCTTCCAGCAGATGTCCGGTATCAACGCCGTCATCTTCTACACCGCCTCGATCTTCGACGAAGCCAATACCGGAATGAATGCCACTGATGCCACAATCATCGTTGGAGTCATCCAGGTCGTTGCTACGCTGCTGGCTACTTTCATCGTCGATAAAGCCGGACGACGAATTCTGCTTCTGATTTCAGCGGTTGCGATGGCAGTTTCCACTACACTGCTGGCCGTATTTTTCCAGCTCAAGGAAGACGACCCATCCCAGGTGACCGATCTCGGATGGCTGCCGGTGATGTCCGTTTGTTTGTTCATCGGAGTTTTCTCGATCGGATTCGGACCGATTCCGTGGTTGATGGTTGGTGAGCTGTTCGCCAACAACGTTAAAGCCTACGTCAGTCCCCTGTCGGGAGTGTTCAACTGGATGTTGGCCTTCTTGGTCACCAAAATCTTCGGCAATCTGCGAGATGCTCTTGGAGCTGCTGGTGTTTTCTGGCTATTTACCGGATTCTCGGCCCTCGGGGCAATCTTCGTATTCTTCCTTGTTCCGGAAACGAAGGGTATCTCGCTTGCCGAGATCCAGCAAATTCTGGGTGGTGAAAAGGTGAAGAGGAATAGTGTTCAGAAATCGGAAGATACCGCCGAAGCCAGCAGGGTTGAGGCTTAG
- the LOC129756169 gene encoding facilitated trehalose transporter Tret1-like isoform X3 — MSSFVVSHVAGESGRKLPQYVAGLAASGGALAAGTFLGWTSPAEIPLVQQQDYGFTITSEQFSWIGSMANLGAAAVCFPIGILMKMIGRKWAMLTMALPLILGWLLIIFASNVAMMMVGRFFLGVGGGAFCISAPTYTAEIAQASIRGTMGSFFQLLVTVGILFVYAVGAGVSVQVLSIICGVIPIAFAAIFFFMPESPQYYVEKERYDDASKSLKWLRGDRYDERAEIEELKEDQAKLLADKITFVDSFKQKTTIRAMIISLGLMFFQQMSGINAVIFYTASIFDEANTGMNATDATIIVGVIQVVATLLATFIVDKAGRRILLLISAVAMAVSTTLLAVFFQLKEDDPSQVTDLGWLPVMSVCLFIGVFSIGFGPIPWLMVGELFANNVKAYVSPLSGVFNWMLAFLVTKIFGNLRDALGAAGVFWLFTGFSALGAIFVFFLVPETKGISLAEIQQILGGEKVKRNSVQKSEDTAEASRVEA; from the exons ATGAGCAGCTTCGTGGTGAGTCATGTGGCCGGTGAATCCGGCCGGAAGCTACCCCAGTATGTGGCCGGTTTGGCTGCATCTGGTGGGGCACTGGCTGCCGGTACCTTCCTCGGATGGACATCTCCGGCCGAAATTCCTCTGGTTCAACAGCAAGATTATGGTTTCACCATCACATCGGAACAGTTTTCGTGGATTGGATCGATGGCCAACCTGGGTGCGGCGGCGGTTTGTTTCCCCATCGGTATCCTGATGAAGATGATTGGCCGGAAATGGGCCATGTTGACGATGGCCCTGCCTCTGATCCTCGGCTGGTTGCTGATCATATTTGCCTCCAATGTGGCCATGATGATGGTTGGACGGTTTTTCCTCGGTGTTGGCGGTGGAGCGTTCTGTATTTCGGCTCCTACTTATACGGCTGAGATTGCCCAGGCTTCGATTCGAGGAACTATGGGATCATTCTTCCAGCTGCTGGTGACCGTTGGTATCCTGTTTGTGTATGCCGTAGGCGCCGGAGTCAGTGTGCAGGTTCTGAGCATCATTTGCGGAGTCATTCCGATTGCGTTCGCGGCGATCTTCTTCTTCATGCCGGAAAGTCCACAGTACTAT GTGGAAAAGGAACGCTACGACGACGCATCCAAGTCTCTGAAATGGCTCCGCGGAGATCGCTACGATGAACGCGCCGAAATCGAAGAGCTGAAGGAAGATCAAGCCAAGCTTCTCGCCGATAAGATCACCTTCGTCGACAGCTTCAAGCAGAAAACCACCATCCGGGCCATGATCATCTCCCTGGGACTGATGTTCTTCCAGCAGATGTCCGGTATCAACGCCGTCATCTTCTACACCGCCTCGATCTTCGACGAAGCCAATACCGGAATGAATGCCACTGATGCCACAATCATCGTTGGAGTCATCCAGGTCGTTGCTACGCTGCTGGCTACTTTCATCGTCGATAAAGCCGGACGACGAATTCTGCTTCTGATTTCAGCGGTTGCGATGGCAGTTTCCACTACACTGCTGGCCGTATTTTTCCAGCTCAAGGAAGACGACCCATCCCAGGTGACCGATCTCGGATGGCTGCCGGTGATGTCCGTTTGTTTGTTCATCGGAGTTTTCTCGATCGGATTCGGACCGATTCCGTGGTTGATGGTTGGTGAGCTGTTCGCCAACAACGTTAAAGCCTACGTCAGTCCCCTGTCGGGAGTGTTCAACTGGATGTTGGCCTTCTTGGTCACCAAAATCTTCGGCAATCTGCGAGATGCTCTTGGAGCTGCTGGTGTTTTCTGGCTATTTACCGGATTCTCGGCCCTCGGGGCAATCTTCGTATTCTTCCTTGTTCCGGAAACGAAGGGTATCTCGCTTGCCGAGATCCAGCAAATTCTGGGTGGTGAAAAGGTGAAGAGGAATAGTGTTCAGAAATCGGAAGATACCGCCGAAGCCAGCAGGGTTGAGGCTTAG